The DNA sequence TTATATTATGAATTACAGGACACAACACTTCCATTGTATCAGCAGTTCCTGAAACAGAAGTAATGGCACGTGATGAATTTTTTGGAATTTTTATTCCAAGAGATGCTACTATTGGAACAACTATCATAGCAGCTTCGTTTCCTGCAACTCCACCAAAACTATGTTTATCGGCAACCATTCCATCTAATTCCAATTTATCACCATTATCAGCCATAGCTTTTGTCATAAAATACAATTCTTCATCTGCAAATGGTCTCATATATGACGCTGCTACAAAATATGCAATTTGTGTATTTGATAATCTGTTTTCTACGATATCTTTCATTATAGAATTGCAATCTGCCTGGGTAAGTTTTTTTCCAAATATTTTTTTCTTTATAGCATTTACTGATTCAGCACGTCCTACAAAATTTATTTCAACGATTTCTTGATCTTGAAGAGATGGATATTTATCCCAAAAATTACTATATAATCCTAAATTTCCCTGAGTTATTTTTTTAAGTGACGTATTTGCTTCTACAACTGCATGTTTTCCACGCCAAGTTATTTGAATTTTATCACCAGGTCTTATGCCAAAGTGGTATGCCTCTTCCTCATGAAGAAGAGCTATTGGTTCTGCACCTGTTTTGATATCTAATTTTTTTGATTTTAGAAAAAAGGACATAGAAGTTTAAGTTAGAAAGTTAGAAAGTTATAAAGTTGAAAGTTATAACTTATATTTAATTGTACTTTATATAATATGAAAGTCAAAGAATAAATATTTTTTTATATTTCATAATATTTTTCGTATTCAGGTATTATTTTTTCGCAATTTATATTTATTGCCTTTGCTAGATTTTCACTACAATCTTTTTCTCCATGGACTACAAATATTTTTTTGATATTTTTTATATTTTCTATCCATTTTAACATTTGATTGTGATCTCCATGAGCGGAATAAGACCCAATATGAGTAATCTTGCAAAGTACATCAATCACATCATCATTTATTGTTACATTTTTTGCACCATCAATTAATTGTCTGCCAAGTGTTCCTTCTGCTTGATAAGACATTATGAGTAAATTGTTTTTTGGATTTCCCAAATTAAATTTTAAATGATGTGGAATTCTTCCGCCATTACACATTCCACCACCGGCAAGTATGATTTTTGGAGTTTTGTATGTGTTTATTTCTTTTGATTCATCTTTTGTTTTTGTAAATCGAAGATTTGGAAAATCAAAAATATCATCTCCTAAATTTATAAGAGATTTTGCTTCGCTGTCGTATAAATTTTTGTATTTTCTATATATTTTTGTTGCGTTTATAGCAAGTGGACTATCAAAAAATATAGTAACATTTGGAATTAATTTATTTTCTACAAGATTGTTAAGTTCATATAGTATTTCTTGGGATCTTTCAAGTGCAAATATTGGAATTATCAGTGTGCTTTTGTTTTGAATTGTTTCAAGTATTATATCTTTTAATATTTTTTTGCCCTCTTCTTTTGATTCGTGAAATCTTCCACCGTAAGTCGATTCAACAAATAAAATATCAGCCTCATCTATAAAGCTAGGATCTTTTACAATTGGTGCTGGTGGATTTCCTACATCTCCAGAAAATACTAGTTTTTTTGTAATTTCATTTTCTTTGACCCAAACTTCAAATGTAGATGATCCAAGTATATGCCCAGCATCTTGCATTCTAATACAAATGTCAGAATTGATATTTATTTTTTCATCATAATTAAAAGTATGAAAGAGTTTCATTAATTGTTTTACATCTTTTTCTGTATATTTTATGCCTATTTTTTCTTCTTTGTTTATTTTTATAGAATCAAGTAACATAAGTTCTGCTAAATCTTTTGTAGCATTTGTGCAATATATTTTTCCATTGAATTTTTCTGAAAATAATTTTAATAACCTTCCACAATGATCTATATGGGCGTGAGTAAGTAAAACAAAATTTATATTTTTTGCTTCAAATACAAAATTTTCTAAATTTTTGTCTTTTGAATCGTGATTTCCTTGGAAAAAACCACAATCTACTATAAATTTTTGATGATTTAGCTCAACTAGTGTACATGATCCTGTAACTTCTTGAACTGCACCATGAAATGATATTTTCATATTTTTGTTATATCCCTTTTGCAGGAAGGATTATTAATTATGAATATATTTATTATATCATTTTATATTCAATAATAAAAAATAATATTTATTGATCAATAATTAGGTAAAATAAAAAAGGGATTTTTCCCTAATATTTTTGCGTGTCATGATAGATTTATTTTTTTATCAATGACTTTATTTTTTATAAAAACTCGAGGGGAGAGACAGATCACTTTTTCGTATTGCCTTGAAAAAGCAATCTTTTATAGTCCCTCCACACTATGTAATTATTATAACAATTTATATTTTTATGTCAAATAAACTCCATCTCCGGGGTGTTAACACCCCGGAGGTGGATAATAAAATTTATTTTTTATGTTTTTTACTCCAATATTCCACAGCCTTTTTATATTCAGCAAACTTGTTATCTTTATCAGATAATTTTAGATTTTTGTCTATTGCTAATTCTACTGCCTGATAACATGCTTTTGCCCCAGCTTTTGATCCATCAGGGTGTCCATGAAGTCCTCCACCAAAGTTTATTATCAAATCATTTCCCAAAATATCTATAAGTTTTTTTGTAAGTTCTGGATGAAGTCCGCCTGAAGCAATAGCTAATGTTGGTTTTATTTTGCCCCAATTTTCTCGAAGAACTCTATTTATACCAGCATCTTCTTTTAAATCCAAATTTATATCAATTACCTCTTCTTTTGATCCATCCATTTTTCCAACAACAGTTCCTGTGTGCAATTGATCTACTCCGGCAAGTCTTGCAAGTTTTGCTAAAACTTCCATTGTCATTCCATGTTTTGGATATCTAGAAAACATAGAATGTCCAGCACGATGGCCATGAATTATAAGTCCAAGATCCAATTTTCTTAAGACTTGTACATTGTCGAGACCGACTGATACCAAATCTATCATTACACATTTTCCTCCATATTTTTTTACTATTTTTGCGCGGTGGAGCATTGTATCCATAGGAGATGTTATGTTAAATACGTGAAGTTTTTTACATCCTGTTTCTTTTTCTGCTAATTTTTTTAATTTCATTACTTCTCTTACTCTATCTTCAAATTTATTGAAAGTCATACTTGTAAGATTTTCATCATCTTTTACTACATCTATTCCATTTGTCCAAATATCATAAGCAAGCTTTGCATGTTCTTTTGCAGTTAATCCTACTTTTGGTTTTATGATAGATCCAATAAGTGGTCTATTTTTTATTTTCATTATTTCTCTCACACCATTTATTCCAAATTTTGGTCCTTGAAAAGAATTTATATATTTTGTAGAAAGACTTATATCTTCTAATCTCAAATTATCAATAGCCTTCATAGAAAATATATTTCCAGCAAGAGCAGATAAGAGTTGTGGAATACTTCCAAGTTCAAAATCTTCTATTGGATAAGCTATTTTTACAATTTTTGTTTTATTATTAATAAAAAATATTTGAGGAGCTAATTTGTCAAATGTTTTTTGAGTCAATGTTGAAAGTTTTGTCCAAGTTCCAATTGATGACTCTGCTGCAATTTCTTCTGCGGATTTTTTGAGTCCAAGTTTTGATTCTATTCTATAAGTTGCAATAATATCATCCTTTTTTGGTTTGTATTTTAGGTTTATAAATGATGTTTTCATATTATTAGCGATTAGCTGTCAGTGTTATTTTAAAAATTAATTAATTATTTTTTATTCATCAACCAAGGGTAATTAGATTGAACAATATTTTTTACTTCCTTTGGTTTTATAATTCCAAATTCACATATTATACCAGTTATAAATTCAGCTGGTACAAAGTCAAATGCAATATTTATTATATCAAATTTATTACCTTTTTTATGCCAAACTTCAGAATCTTCTCTTATTTCTATATTTATAATATTATCAGAGTCCATTTTTAATAAGTTTCCAGCTATATAAAGTGGTGTTTTGTTGTGTTTACATGACAAACTTATTCCATATGAGCCAATTTTATTTACTATTCCTCCATTCCAAGATATAGAATCACAACCTATTATAACTTTGTCCATCATTAATTTTCCGGAATGTTTTGATATAAAAAAATCTGCAGCTGAATCAACTAACATAGTTGTTTTTATTCCTGCTTTTGTAAGATTTTCTGCCATTATCCTTCCTTGAAAAAGTGGTCTTGTTTCAGTATTGAAAACTTCTATATTTTTTGATTTTGAATTAATTAATATCTTTTCTACAGATGAAGAGTGACAGTGTGTGAGTATTCTATTGTTTGTATTTGTTATAGTTATTCCATTTTTTATAAGTTTTTCGTCGTTTGATTTTATAAGTTTTATGAATTCATCACAATATTTGTTTATATTATTTATTGTTTCATTTGTAGTTTTTGGATTTGCTTTTTTTATATTATATATTACATATTTTATAGCATTTTGTGTCATTGGTTCTGTTTTTCGTAAAAGTGCCATTTTTGTTCCCGTTTTTTCAATTTTATTTATGAATGAATTTATATTTAAATTTTTATACTCAATTGCAAGTAGTTTTAATATTTCTATTGTGGCAATAGAAATATTTGTAGCACCTTGAATTTTGATATCTTTTATATCCTTAATTATTTTTTTGATTTTGTCTAAATTTTTTGAATTCATTTTTTTGACTTATTATTAATATTTTTTTTATCTTTCTTTGTGTATTGGATCATAATCATCATCTTCTTCTTCGTTAGTATCATTTTCTGTATATTTTTTTTCCTGTGATTTAAAAGCATCCTCCAAGCTCATTGACTTTGTCTTTTTTAAATCTTTACAATCCTCCTTTTCTTTTTTCTTTTTTGCAAAACAATCATTACAGTAAACAGGTCTTATACCATCTGGTTCAAATGGTACATTTATTTCTTTGTCACATTCATCACATTTCGTATTGAACAACTTAGTATCATTTGAAATATTTGATGATTTTATTTCCTTTGTTATTTCTTTTTTGACATCATTTTTTATTTCTTTTACTATTTCTTCTAATTCACCTACTTCTTCTTTTATAGCATCTTCTTCAGACAAAAATCCACTCCATTTTAATATTTTTTGTTCTACTATTTCTCTTTTTGTGGTGTATCTTTCACGAGATACTTTTATAACTTTTTCCATAATTTCATCACCATCCTTATCCATTTCAATTGGTGGAAGTGTAAGTGCTTGAAATGGGTCAGATGTAACACCATCTATCATTAATTTCGTGTAAATTTTATATTTTGGTAAATTTACAAGATCTTCATGCATAATGTATGGCTCAAATTCTTTTTCCAAAAATTCTGCATCAGATGCACCAATTCTAAAGACTATCATAGTTCCTACATTTCCAAATATAGCAGCACTTACTGTTTCTTCTAACTGTTCTATATATTGATGTGCAACTATAAGATTTAATCTATATTTTCTAGCTTCTGATAATATATTTGCAAAAGATTCTGTTGCAAAGTTTTGAA is a window from the Patescibacteria group bacterium genome containing:
- a CDS encoding MBL fold metallo-hydrolase, with the translated sequence MKISFHGAVQEVTGSCTLVELNHQKFIVDCGFFQGNHDSKDKNLENFVFEAKNINFVLLTHAHIDHCGRLLKLFSEKFNGKIYCTNATKDLAELMLLDSIKINKEEKIGIKYTEKDVKQLMKLFHTFNYDEKININSDICIRMQDAGHILGSSTFEVWVKENEITKKLVFSGDVGNPPAPIVKDPSFIDEADILFVESTYGGRFHESKEEGKKILKDIILETIQNKSTLIIPIFALERSQEILYELNNLVENKLIPNVTIFFDSPLAINATKIYRKYKNLYDSEAKSLINLGDDIFDFPNLRFTKTKDESKEINTYKTPKIILAGGGMCNGGRIPHHLKFNLGNPKNNLLIMSYQAEGTLGRQLIDGAKNVTINDDVIDVLCKITHIGSYSAHGDHNQMLKWIENIKNIKKIFVVHGEKDCSENLAKAININCEKIIPEYEKYYEI
- the rbcL gene encoding type III ribulose-bisphosphate carboxylase, producing MKTSFINLKYKPKKDDIIATYRIESKLGLKKSAEEIAAESSIGTWTKLSTLTQKTFDKLAPQIFFINNKTKIVKIAYPIEDFELGSIPQLLSALAGNIFSMKAIDNLRLEDISLSTKYINSFQGPKFGINGVREIMKIKNRPLIGSIIKPKVGLTAKEHAKLAYDIWTNGIDVVKDDENLTSMTFNKFEDRVREVMKLKKLAEKETGCKKLHVFNITSPMDTMLHRAKIVKKYGGKCVMIDLVSVGLDNVQVLRKLDLGLIIHGHRAGHSMFSRYPKHGMTMEVLAKLARLAGVDQLHTGTVVGKMDGSKEEVIDINLDLKEDAGINRVLRENWGKIKPTLAIASGGLHPELTKKLIDILGNDLIINFGGGLHGHPDGSKAGAKACYQAVELAIDKNLKLSDKDNKFAEYKKAVEYWSKKHKK
- a CDS encoding translation initiation factor eIF-2B; this encodes MNSKNLDKIKKIIKDIKDIKIQGATNISIATIEILKLLAIEYKNLNINSFINKIEKTGTKMALLRKTEPMTQNAIKYVIYNIKKANPKTTNETINNINKYCDEFIKLIKSNDEKLIKNGITITNTNNRILTHCHSSSVEKILINSKSKNIEVFNTETRPLFQGRIMAENLTKAGIKTTMLVDSAADFFISKHSGKLMMDKVIIGCDSISWNGGIVNKIGSYGISLSCKHNKTPLYIAGNLLKMDSDNIINIEIREDSEVWHKKGNKFDIINIAFDFVPAEFITGIICEFGIIKPKEVKNIVQSNYPWLMNKK